GtggtgataccagtgtgtgtggtgttgtgcaTACTCTGTGACTTCCCTGATGCTGCCAACTGCATTGGTTTCAGACTCCCTCTTGATTGAACTGAGACACAAAGCCGCAAcgacgtcctccttggctggcctgtcagactgggcgcacaggtcttctgggatggggatcttcaaaacctggctcacatagtTGCAGGGTCCTGGAACACGTGATCAAAGTAATACCTATGGGAAATGGATTGGTGAGTGGATGATGGGGAAGAAAGTTTGATAAATAAGATATGAGCTTTTGAAAGATGATATTAAGCAAAATAATGAGGGGAGGGAAATCACTTATAATTcactaaataaaaacatgtaCTGAACATTACCATCACAACAAAAATGTGTTACAAAGCTGTGGAACCCTTATCATTGGCTTATGCACTAAGCCTAAACCAGTGATCCTCATTACTCATCATGAATTTATCTCATGCAAACAGAATACATGGTTACCCACATCttattggccaaaagggggttGCATTAATTATGGAAATAAGTTATGGATTGATAAATACAAGAGTCAAGTCCAGAGTTACTGCTCAGTGGGACAGAGATCAAGGATTCACACCATCATAGATGCATTAACCATGCATCTTCAGGATTAACAGGTATGTTATGAaaaaattaaacagaaaaaatcaCTTCCTTCCAGAAAACATAATTGTTGCAATTACATAATCTTGCTGAAAGAAATGTTATTGTAAATGTGATTGAGATTATCTCTGTATTGATGATTAATTTAAAATTGAAACCCTTATTTAGCAGGACGGCAGGAGCCAGAAGGCATGGAACCTGAATTCATTTCCAACAAGACTGATGTTGTTAAGGACATACATCTCTGTTATGAATCAGAAAATCTATCTTGCATAATGGTAATCACCCCTTCAACAATACGTGTGTTATTATATCTTTTCCTTGGTTCATTATCTGTTCTCACAATGTGTGGAAACCTTCTCATAATAATCTCCATCATTTACTTCAAACAGCTCCACACTCCAACTAactacctcatcctctctctggctgtggcTGACCTCTTTGTAGGGGCTTTAGTCTTACCTTTCAACATGGCACTCTCTGTAAGCTCATGTTGGCATCTTGCAGATTTAATTTGTAACATAGGACGCAGCCTTGAAGTTTCACTATCTACATCTTCTATTCTGaacttatgttttatttctattgacAGATATTATGCAGTGTGTCAGCCTCTGAGGTATAGAACTAAAATGAATTATCATGCTGTTGTGATCATGATCGTGGTGAGCTGGGGTGTTTCTGGCCTAGTTGGAACTGGAATCATAATTATGGGACTTAATGAAGGAAAATGTAAAggaaagtgtttttcatttcacattccaCTTTCAAGCATTACCGCATGTATTCTCTCATTTTACCTCCCAGCAATCATAATGCTCAGTATCTACCTAAAGATTTTCCTGGTGGCACAGAGACAGGCACTCAGCATCAagaacacaaactgtcagagcATAAAGTCTGGAGCATCTGTCActaagatggagagaaaggccaCAAAAACTTTGGCGATTGTTATGGGAGCTTTTCTGATCTGTTGGACTCCTTTCTTTACTAGTATGACGTTAAACCCGTTAAGTAATTATTCAATTCCAATACCTGTAattgaaacatttgttttgctTGGAAGCTCAAATTCAGTGCTCAATCCATTTGTTTATGCATTCTTTTACAGCTGGTTCCGGGTGGCTTTCAGAATGATCATTTCTGGCAAAATATTTCAAGGTCGTTTTGCAAACTCAaaattgttttgattgattgactgcAGTGCTGAAATACTAACATGTTAATAATTATGTTTGGTACAACAGATAATTTATTTCTACTTCATTAAATGCATTTACTCAATTTATTACTGTAATCTACACACAAAGGCCACATTTGCATACACGGAGTAACCCAGCTATTGGCCATATTCCAGTTCTtatcttattcaggttaagctatCTGTATGAGCCTTTGAGACTCTGTGATTgagttgccatgaataaactagttaacagaatattcccacCCACAGACACAATGGTCTGCCAGCAAAACAATATGAAACATGTGGCCCTCAGCTACTCACTTTGACTCAGCAGTAAATAATTTCTAACATAGGggaacaaaatcacaaaatccCCATAGTAATTAAGTACTGCTCACCATCATGTTTTTTGttaacatcaaaatgtaccaaaaCATTGTGCAAGTCTGAGTTAATGCAGGCTacaaatcatctgttgtctttGGCTTCGATCTACAATGATTTGGAGATCTGTGAAGTTAAGGTTATTCTACTGTTATATTCATTGTAAGGCCCGCTgtataagagcatcagctatatatttatatatatataaaatacttTAGGTTCTCAGGCTGCACTCAGTTTAGGACCTGACTAAATTGTGCCCTGaatgtaatcagtaaaatcataAAATTCAATCTAACATTAACAGGCAGCGAACATCTGCACCATGgttgttggcaaaacagttttttaaaaATAGATTAAGTCGATAAGACATACgtgacctgctctatcattttcagtcacattgacccctcaaagcattttgagtttaatacactgttggaaagaggagaagctTTCTGGTGATATCCAAATTATCTTTGTACTCCACAGATTGAGTGAGAGGCACCCCTTGatgtcttgactgtttccaaacgatgtttttgtgaaaaagggcctcaaagtttgaagtcaattctgagacatttattcaaataaagaaatcattcaaacataacataacatactaacattacatttgcagtcttgagatgcctgacaactacgttttcccgcggatgaaacaataattttgattagacaAAGTGAACGATGGTTCAacccagagccatatagagagagagttgcgtcaacGGAAGTCCAAAATGCTTGATCGTCACGTGATTCACGTAGCTTCAGATAGTTCCAGGAAGTACTTGGCGGGCAATTTGAAAACgtaaatacagagagacagaactgcgatttttggtaattagtagtcaataaatgcattgatttacaatatttatatacaatatttatatagcacaccgacatgtgtatgtagttacatcaatgtttttttaaaaagtaaaacttgtaTGGTAGTCAAGAGTAATCGCATCCTAAtgtttattgatatatttaaagggaggggaagggaaggaatgtttcaaaattcagattagattaattttctaccatttctttaATTCATGGTGGTTTCAGTAATCCCATGGTAACTGAGGGCCTAAGTAATCTTAATGACTTAAGCAGAAATCTGCTTATTAAAAAGggtacattaaaacacatcccatccagacaggacaggacacattaaaacacatatatatttatacacatataaatatatatattttatgtatcttttgtctttttactatgcatttatttaccgcaatgaattcattaaataaatctcTAATAAACTCAGAAACATGAATAGCATGTCAAGCAGGTTGTCTGTGCCCTTTCCTCCGTGTTGTCCTTGCAtatagtctccaccatggtttgctGTGCTGCATGGGGATGCTCCAATCGCTCGGAGAAAGGAGTACAAATGTACGAATGTATTTTCACAAGCTAGTGTGGTTTATGTCAATCCCTACTTCATCAGTGAGTTTTTATCTAGCTGCCCATGTATTAAAAAGACGAAAGGACATTATGAGCGCTGGCATTTCTTTCTATCAAATTGACCTTGAACATAAttcagtctgccaactcacgttaacagattattgagaatgaatgcaaatatacagagtttagtatggcgtctaggctctaatcctgtcactccctgcaAGCGTGCACCTAGCTAGCCAAAGAGAACAGCCAGGGAGGGACAATCCGGGGGAGACCTAGAatcagagcctacaggtggatgctggggtggaGCTGGGGATGATAAAATGATATATGGTTAGCAGCAgctaagataagattgcactttattgatcccctaggggaaattcgggtgtcacagcagTGGTGTACAGTACAATGACAGGAAATAAGgtatataatacagtaaaataataaggtaaataagaataaaaatggtGCAGAAAAGATGAAGGCAATATAGATCAATATAACACACTATAAAAACtatgaagataaacaatataaaactattaaaaaagtgTCTCGTGTCCAAGTGGACACAGTTACTGACTGGTTACCATCCTTGATaataaacacttatttccaaatgtTATGGAAACCACAAATAAGCGTACGGTTTCCCCACTGAcacggagaggagaaaaaaatggttgGCTCAAGTCAGCAGGAGCAATCTTACTATCACTAAagatcacaacaacaaaaaaatatgcgaggtaataatattcaaacacttcatttgcactttttcacaaacaaagaccaTACCATTGGGAAGCttaatgtttggtttattaaaaataaggaaCAGGGAAAGGCTTGTAAAACCCAGGGAGTTGAGACTCAGGGTGCAGGGTGAGGGTGCTGTCTCATTGCAGGGAGTCTTCAGGCTCCATTGAATCCCCCTGTGGTTCttgggctgaaagagagagggagagagggagaaaaagacagaggagaaagggttAGACACACCTATATAGGCTTGGATGGGAAATTGCCTTGGGAGATGAGGTGTGGTCTTTGTTCCTCAACTTAAGTTATGGAACTTCATTAGTTGTGATCATCAACAgcttttgctgctgatgtttaaCAAAGTATGACAAGTGGCATCAGTTACTGATGTGATATTAATTTATATAAAGTTGTCTCATGTTCTTGGTTGTCTTTTATATATGTAATGAGTGTATACATGTCCAGTGCTCCTACAGCAGGTTACTAATATACACTAACAAGATAAGATTActtatataatacagtaatagaATACATGTTTAGTATGATTACTTATATAATACTGTAGTATAATACTTTTAGTATTTAGTATGATTCCCCATTTAGCCTagtatgattcatttttcaaaattgctggCCTATTTTAAACTTACCTTGTGTTTTCAATCTCACTTAGGTCCTCcaacttccctctccctttgccaTCAATCCAAAATCAGCTGAGCTGCAACATAATATAGACAGGTAATAGTCAACAGAATCACAAAGCCTAAAAACACTCAACCCATAAGTTAcgtttttgtttactgttttgaagTCTCAAATATGCACTCTAAATCCATATCAATAGCGATGTATCACAAACATAGCTCTCTTCCTTATTATTGTGTAACGTGAACTTTATTATTAGCTCttactccaaaatggatatcctcatttcaccacctccacccaccactctacaaacacatgccccaatgttatatttaactaatatttaactccccccaccccgcaaaaaatcacgtttagaagtatttttctctaattccaCAACGTTGGATGAAATGGCATTAAGAGAACGGAATTTATAATTAATAGGCTGTTCGTGGTTAACGTTATGTGTTGCTAACTTTATTCAGTATCCTAGcctaatctgttatctgttaacgTTCCCTAAATCTACTAATTTAGAGGGGGATAATCCACTAACATGCTTTAATGCACATGTTAATTTGATACAGATTTGCCGATAATATACAATCTGATTCTTTAAACATCTTACCCTTTCAAAGTACATCACAAACGGTCCATTCCGCTGCAACTCTACTGCGCTGCTAGTGTTAGCCGCTAACTTCCGGGAACTATTGAGAGGCTCCGCGATCcgccattgctgtaaaaaaaaatggtccattggagagaacggagatgacgcaactctctctctatatggctctggttcaacctgttactatgcagatgttcattcataattttaagggacacatagtaagggagagagggacggggagaagtgttgccaggttcgtagcgacaaaaccctcccagtgccaattaaacccaacccatAAGCAGCCCAATGATCAACAAAACTAgtacaaaataacaaaccaataacaaaactccacaatacaaccctgacaaactttataaacagtgttttaagtcctacagcatttataacatttccaagtaaCGTTACATTGAAAACTAcgaacctggcaacatgaggaatgcgagctttgttgacaaattaagctagtagttctgcttgtcaccctacctttataagcttcaaaactatatttagcgtttgaatttcacaataatctttacacagaatgaaagccaaggctttattttattaaaatcggatgaaaccccaaaacagccaaaaatcgatcttttctcataaaatcacgtttatccacaaatgcgccattgcgacttccgactgaaaatgatagagcgGGTCACATATAATAACTTTGTCCTGTGTCATTTCTATGGACATCTTTTCACTCGTTTAAAGGATGTAACATTTGGTAAACAGGAACTAAAAGTCctattcattttcttcatatgCTAATAGCAATAGGAACAGGTAGTTAATTACTGTCCTATTTCTTAATTATCTTGCCTGTCAAAATTGGTTTTGGCAAATTGTAATCGAACTTGTGAAAAGCCGACAATCTGGAAATAAAACTGGTAAACTATTAACTaaccaaccaaaacaacaaacagaaaaatctaTTTAACTCAAAACCCCTCCATAATCAATTATTCTTTCAGATCTTTCTATTCAAAGCTTTACACTCCAAATCAGAACACTTCTGACGCAGAAGCATTTCTGAGGAATGTCTCCCTACCAAAACTAACAAAACCCAATCAGAACACTTGGATAAACCTCTCTCCCTGGAAGAAATCACCAAAGTTCACCAGTTCTGGCCCCTTCTCTCACCGCTGTTCGTCAAATATCTGAAATTTATCAATGTGTCACTATGCCCCACCACATATCACACTCATTCCGAAACCACACAAAGACCATACCAGTTAGACTAGAGTCTGTAATCTCATCACTTATACGCATagatccaactggttttattaAGGGGAGACATTCCTCAGATAATACAAGAAGGTTATTTAACTTAATCAACTACTGTAACAACACCACTTCCCCCAAAGATCCACCTTTCATTATGGCATCTTTTGATGCTGAAAAGGCATTTGACAGGGTAGACAGGTCCTTTCTCTTCACCTCCCTCAACCACTTCGGATTCGGGTCATATTTCTTCAATTGGATAAAAACACTATGCAACTCACCAACTGCATCTGTCATAACCAATAGTCAAATATCAAAACCATTCCAATTACAAAGAGGTACTCGACAAGGACGCCCATTATCCCCACTACTGTTTGCACTTTTCATTGAACCCCTGGTTACCTCCATTAGGCAATGCAGCAACATCACAGGCATccaatcaagtcaagtcaatcaGTCCACACCATAAAATCAGTTTGTACGCAGATAATATCCTATTATACATCACAAATCCCTCATCTGCTCTTCTATCAGTTCATAATCTGATTAGTAACTATAGCGGGGTGTCTGTCAACTGGACAAAATTCGAGACTGATCCGAGGTTGGAGACTCCCCCTTCAAACGTACAGCAAAATCCATTAAATACCTTGGAATCCACATTTCAAcaaatttaaacaaattatTCAAACTAAAATATCTACTGTCAAAATGAACATCCTCCCGAAAATCAATTAAACTATCCACTCTCCAAAAGCCTAAACAACACTAGCTGCCCCCATTTTTTTCTACTACTTCCTTTCAAATCAGTTAATGTTCATCTGGCACTGGACAAGCAACCCATATCCACCCTGGCTGGACATAGTAAATAATTTGTTTCAAAAGTTGGTCATCACAAATCTTCCATTCATagacaaatcaataaaaaaccATAGCTATTACCAGAACAATATTACTATTAATACCACCCTAACTGCTTGGTGTCCATCCTCAATAGATGATTATTTCCACACTCTCTGGCTATACCCGTATGTCCAAAAGTTTTGGTCAGAGGTCATGGGCAAGCTATCTGACATCCTTGGCCTCTGCATCCCCTTATGCACCACCATTGCACCACTGGGTGACATCTCCACATTACAACCTCCCAAACATCTCAAACCCTTCATATTAATGTCATTAACCATTGCCAAGAATACCATAATGCTAAATTGGAAGGACAGGAAAAAACAATGTACAAACCACTGGCTCAACTTACTTACAGACTCAGCATCCtttaaaaataacatcaaatcTTTTGAAGATACCTGGTCCCCCTTTCTACAATACCTTCAGTGCTGATTCCTCTTTCCACAACTGGCCCATAATACTAAAAACTAACATACCCCACACAACAATAGTTAAACATGAAGTAACTACACAATGTGCAGCCCATTACCACACCAGCTCTGtatatttggttttgtttgtcttAAGTCCCGTCTGTCCTGTTATATGTGTCCTGTTGTACCTCCTCTATATGTAAttatgcatatactgtataaagaATGATTTTGTGATTGATGTGATGATGATTGATGTACTGATGTTGTTTTGTACATTACTGTACTGTCTTGTTGtattatttgcaaaaataaaataaaataaaaataaaaaaaaaacaatcttgaCATGGCAATCAGGTGCGGCTACAACGGTTGAGTACAACTGCTTTTAAGCGAATaagtaggtttgtgtgtggggggtgagACAAGATCACAATGGAGAGCGCTTTCTAAGAGTTACTTGCCAAGTTGTTACCTGTGCAGAATACAGGGTGACAGCAGAAATACGTAACCCTACAACATTATTAATTTGCAAAATACGTTTCCAACGCTGTTTTTCGAATAACCTTTTTTGCTATATTTggggattcttttttttttatttggtgtttCCATTCGAAACTTCAATTTTGGCTGGCTTGATGGAATGGCCACTACAGTCTTCTTTATGATAAGGTTGGCTggccctctctgtctgtggtcTGTGAGGCATTGTGACGGTTTGGTTAGATAACTGGGGTGCCAGTCAGGTTTTTCTCCTGACAAAAATGTCTAAGTCACTTGAAGTCAATTGTCAAACCAAGTCAAACCACACAAAGGATACATAcacaataataatgaattttgTCTGATCTATGCATAATGTACCCTACAACAATGCATAAGATTCCACTAAATCCATAGCAATGAACAAAGCgacagttgaaaaaaacacacaacacactcaaaTTCAAAGAAAAACTCCAATATATTGAAAAGCATATCAGTATGCATGAagatgtaagtgtgtgtgttcctgtgtgtgagtCCAATCAGTTCAATCCAAAAACTCAGTCCAACATcgatagtttaaaaaaaaaaaaacccacaaagtTCAGTAGCTCACAGTACTGGAGATTTCCTGTTTTTAGTCAGtcatctgtcagtcagtcagtcag
This genomic stretch from Centroberyx gerrardi isolate f3 chromosome 18, fCenGer3.hap1.cur.20231027, whole genome shotgun sequence harbors:
- the LOC139922101 gene encoding trace amine-associated receptor 1-like gives rise to the protein MEPEFISNKTDVVKDIHLCYESENLSCIMVITPSTIRVLLYLFLGSLSVLTMCGNLLIIISIIYFKQLHTPTNYLILSLAVADLFVGALVLPFNMALSVSSCWHLADLICNIGRSLEVSLSTSSILNLCFISIDRYYAVCQPLRYRTKMNYHAVVIMIVVSWGVSGLVGTGIIIMGLNEGKCKGKCFSFHIPLSSITACILSFYLPAIIMLSIYLKIFLVAQRQALSIKNTNCQSIKSGASVTKMERKATKTLAIVMGAFLICWTPFFTSMTLNPLSNYSIPIPVIETFVLLGSSNSVLNPFVYAFFYSWFRVAFRMIISGKIFQGRFANSKLF